A stretch of Mustelus asterias chromosome 24, sMusAst1.hap1.1, whole genome shotgun sequence DNA encodes these proteins:
- the LOC144511423 gene encoding forkhead box protein A2-A-like isoform X3 → MDRIPTSPLLHRMYPTASSMNPSLGTMNTINSYMSMNSMGSIGNLSPASLSMSYTNLSPPLSVLPGTVSPVTNGLSPMPNSMSPGIGPVGGQTAPINSLSPYQPMGQGLGPLALSPGLNRGKDLKPYRRNFSHAKPPYSYISLITMAIQQASSKMLTLNEIYQWIMDLFPYYRENQQRWQNSIRHSLSFNDCFVKVPRSPDKPGKGSYWTLHPDSGNMFENGCYLRRQKRFKCQKEKLEPGLKGLESGVEGKDPSPSSQDTESSRSDTPPGSEERRTLTELGCRRADQPSSVPGPSPSPVAMHQGIAHHLLPHHLPDLQSELKMDPHYSFNHPFSITNLMSSEQPHKADLKLYDQPVHYNNMYNTLLSKSGFETPPAMNDPGSYYQVMYNRSVLNAS, encoded by the coding sequence ATGTATCCCACGGCAAGCAGCATGAATCCGAGTCTGGGCACCATGAACACCATCAACAGCTACATGAGCATGAATTCCATGGGATCCATTGGAAATCTTTCTCCCGCCTCACTCAGCATGTCCTACACAAACCTCAGCCCTCCCCTCTCCGTCCTGCCAGGCACAGTCAGCCCGGTCACCAACGGACTCTCGCCCATGCCAAACTCCATGAGCCCTGGCATTGGCCCCGTGGGAGGCCAGACCGCCCCCATCAACTCGCTGTCTCCATATCAGCCCATGGGCCaaggcctgggccccctggcactgtcccccggGCTGAACCGGGGCAAAGACCTGAAGCCATATCGGCGAAATTTCAGCCACGCCAAGCCACCCTACTCTTACATCTCCCTGATCACCATGGCCATCCAGCAGGCCTCCAGCAAGATGCTGACATTGAACGAGATCTACCAGTGGATCATGGACCTCTTCCCGTACTACCGGGAGAACCAACAGCGGTGGCAGAATTCCATCCGCCACTCCCTGTCCTTTAACGACTGTTTTGTGAAGGTGCCCCGATCCCCGGACAAGCCCGGCAAGGGATCATACTGGACCCTGCACCCGGACTCGGGGAACATGTTTGAGAATGGCTGCTACCTCCGCCGCCAGAAGCGCTTCAAGTGCCAAAAGGAGAAACTGGAACCGGGTCTCAAGGGGTTGGAGAGCGGCGTCGAGGGAAAGGACCCAAGCCCCAGCTCACAGGACACCGAGTCCAGCCGGTCTGACACCCCCCCAGGCTCCGAGGAGCGGCGGACCCTGACTGAGCTTGGGTGCCGTAGGGCTGACCAACCGTCCTCGGTGCCGGGACCCTCCCCATCTCCGGTGGCCATGCACCAAGGAATTGCCCATCACCTTCTCCCGCATCATCTGCCCGACCTCCAGAGCGAGCTGAAGATGGACCCTCACTACAGCTTCAACCATCCTTTCTCGATCACCAACCTGATGTCTTCCGAACAGCCCCACAAGGCGGATCTGAAGCTGTACGACCAGCCCGTCCACTACAACAACATGTATAACACCTTGCTGAGCAAAAGCGGCTTCGAGACGCCCCCCGCCATGAATGATCCTGGCTCCTATTATCAGGTGATGTACAACAGATCCGTCCTCAATGCTTCATAA
- the LOC144511423 gene encoding hepatocyte nuclear factor 3-beta-like isoform X1 produces MLGSVKMESHEVTDWNSLYSDPSEMYPTASSMNPSLGTMNTINSYMSMNSMGSIGNLSPASLSMSYTNLSPPLSVLPGTVSPVTNGLSPMPNSMSPGIGPVGGQTAPINSLSPYQPMGQGLGPLALSPGLNRGKDLKPYRRNFSHAKPPYSYISLITMAIQQASSKMLTLNEIYQWIMDLFPYYRENQQRWQNSIRHSLSFNDCFVKVPRSPDKPGKGSYWTLHPDSGNMFENGCYLRRQKRFKCQKEKLEPGLKGLESGVEGKDPSPSSQDTESSRSDTPPGSEERRTLTELGCRRADQPSSVPGPSPSPVAMHQGIAHHLLPHHLPDLQSELKMDPHYSFNHPFSITNLMSSEQPHKADLKLYDQPVHYNNMYNTLLSKSGFETPPAMNDPGSYYQVMYNRSVLNAS; encoded by the coding sequence ATGTATCCCACGGCAAGCAGCATGAATCCGAGTCTGGGCACCATGAACACCATCAACAGCTACATGAGCATGAATTCCATGGGATCCATTGGAAATCTTTCTCCCGCCTCACTCAGCATGTCCTACACAAACCTCAGCCCTCCCCTCTCCGTCCTGCCAGGCACAGTCAGCCCGGTCACCAACGGACTCTCGCCCATGCCAAACTCCATGAGCCCTGGCATTGGCCCCGTGGGAGGCCAGACCGCCCCCATCAACTCGCTGTCTCCATATCAGCCCATGGGCCaaggcctgggccccctggcactgtcccccggGCTGAACCGGGGCAAAGACCTGAAGCCATATCGGCGAAATTTCAGCCACGCCAAGCCACCCTACTCTTACATCTCCCTGATCACCATGGCCATCCAGCAGGCCTCCAGCAAGATGCTGACATTGAACGAGATCTACCAGTGGATCATGGACCTCTTCCCGTACTACCGGGAGAACCAACAGCGGTGGCAGAATTCCATCCGCCACTCCCTGTCCTTTAACGACTGTTTTGTGAAGGTGCCCCGATCCCCGGACAAGCCCGGCAAGGGATCATACTGGACCCTGCACCCGGACTCGGGGAACATGTTTGAGAATGGCTGCTACCTCCGCCGCCAGAAGCGCTTCAAGTGCCAAAAGGAGAAACTGGAACCGGGTCTCAAGGGGTTGGAGAGCGGCGTCGAGGGAAAGGACCCAAGCCCCAGCTCACAGGACACCGAGTCCAGCCGGTCTGACACCCCCCCAGGCTCCGAGGAGCGGCGGACCCTGACTGAGCTTGGGTGCCGTAGGGCTGACCAACCGTCCTCGGTGCCGGGACCCTCCCCATCTCCGGTGGCCATGCACCAAGGAATTGCCCATCACCTTCTCCCGCATCATCTGCCCGACCTCCAGAGCGAGCTGAAGATGGACCCTCACTACAGCTTCAACCATCCTTTCTCGATCACCAACCTGATGTCTTCCGAACAGCCCCACAAGGCGGATCTGAAGCTGTACGACCAGCCCGTCCACTACAACAACATGTATAACACCTTGCTGAGCAAAAGCGGCTTCGAGACGCCCCCCGCCATGAATGATCCTGGCTCCTATTATCAGGTGATGTACAACAGATCCGTCCTCAATGCTTCATAA
- the LOC144511423 gene encoding forkhead box protein A2-A-like isoform X2 has product MSNNISQRMLAKFKEIIMYPTASSMNPSLGTMNTINSYMSMNSMGSIGNLSPASLSMSYTNLSPPLSVLPGTVSPVTNGLSPMPNSMSPGIGPVGGQTAPINSLSPYQPMGQGLGPLALSPGLNRGKDLKPYRRNFSHAKPPYSYISLITMAIQQASSKMLTLNEIYQWIMDLFPYYRENQQRWQNSIRHSLSFNDCFVKVPRSPDKPGKGSYWTLHPDSGNMFENGCYLRRQKRFKCQKEKLEPGLKGLESGVEGKDPSPSSQDTESSRSDTPPGSEERRTLTELGCRRADQPSSVPGPSPSPVAMHQGIAHHLLPHHLPDLQSELKMDPHYSFNHPFSITNLMSSEQPHKADLKLYDQPVHYNNMYNTLLSKSGFETPPAMNDPGSYYQVMYNRSVLNAS; this is encoded by the coding sequence ATGTATCCCACGGCAAGCAGCATGAATCCGAGTCTGGGCACCATGAACACCATCAACAGCTACATGAGCATGAATTCCATGGGATCCATTGGAAATCTTTCTCCCGCCTCACTCAGCATGTCCTACACAAACCTCAGCCCTCCCCTCTCCGTCCTGCCAGGCACAGTCAGCCCGGTCACCAACGGACTCTCGCCCATGCCAAACTCCATGAGCCCTGGCATTGGCCCCGTGGGAGGCCAGACCGCCCCCATCAACTCGCTGTCTCCATATCAGCCCATGGGCCaaggcctgggccccctggcactgtcccccggGCTGAACCGGGGCAAAGACCTGAAGCCATATCGGCGAAATTTCAGCCACGCCAAGCCACCCTACTCTTACATCTCCCTGATCACCATGGCCATCCAGCAGGCCTCCAGCAAGATGCTGACATTGAACGAGATCTACCAGTGGATCATGGACCTCTTCCCGTACTACCGGGAGAACCAACAGCGGTGGCAGAATTCCATCCGCCACTCCCTGTCCTTTAACGACTGTTTTGTGAAGGTGCCCCGATCCCCGGACAAGCCCGGCAAGGGATCATACTGGACCCTGCACCCGGACTCGGGGAACATGTTTGAGAATGGCTGCTACCTCCGCCGCCAGAAGCGCTTCAAGTGCCAAAAGGAGAAACTGGAACCGGGTCTCAAGGGGTTGGAGAGCGGCGTCGAGGGAAAGGACCCAAGCCCCAGCTCACAGGACACCGAGTCCAGCCGGTCTGACACCCCCCCAGGCTCCGAGGAGCGGCGGACCCTGACTGAGCTTGGGTGCCGTAGGGCTGACCAACCGTCCTCGGTGCCGGGACCCTCCCCATCTCCGGTGGCCATGCACCAAGGAATTGCCCATCACCTTCTCCCGCATCATCTGCCCGACCTCCAGAGCGAGCTGAAGATGGACCCTCACTACAGCTTCAACCATCCTTTCTCGATCACCAACCTGATGTCTTCCGAACAGCCCCACAAGGCGGATCTGAAGCTGTACGACCAGCCCGTCCACTACAACAACATGTATAACACCTTGCTGAGCAAAAGCGGCTTCGAGACGCCCCCCGCCATGAATGATCCTGGCTCCTATTATCAGGTGATGTACAACAGATCCGTCCTCAATGCTTCATAA